In one Sphingomonas sp. AP4-R1 genomic region, the following are encoded:
- a CDS encoding HPr family phosphocarrier protein, translating to MSTGVERTVLISNRRGLHARASAKFVTLASSQSASIEVAKDGSKVAGTSIMGLMMLGAAQGDTVTISASGDGADKALDALCGLVEAKFGEE from the coding sequence GTGAGTACGGGCGTCGAGCGCACGGTGCTGATCAGCAACCGGCGCGGCCTCCATGCGCGCGCGAGCGCCAAGTTCGTGACGCTGGCCAGTTCGCAATCCGCCTCGATCGAAGTCGCCAAGGACGGCAGCAAGGTCGCCGGCACGTCGATCATGGGCCTGATGATGCTGGGCGCCGCGCAGGGCGACACCGTCACGATCAGCGCGAGCGGCGACGGCGCCGACAAGGCGCTGGATGCGCTGTGCGGACTGGTGGAAGCCAAGTTCGGCGAGGAATAG
- a CDS encoding PTS sugar transporter subunit IIA, with protein MIGLVLVTHGQLAKEFVRAMEHVVGPQQAIESICIGPDDDMEARRADIARAVAAVDLGKGVILLTDLFGGTPSNLAISLMEPGRVEVIAGVNLPMLIRLEGARKMMKVQAAVAAAREAGRKYISVASEVLGEAAA; from the coding sequence ATGATCGGACTGGTGCTGGTGACCCATGGTCAGCTCGCGAAGGAATTCGTGCGGGCAATGGAGCATGTGGTCGGTCCCCAGCAGGCGATCGAATCGATCTGCATCGGGCCCGACGACGATATGGAGGCGCGCCGCGCCGATATCGCCCGCGCGGTGGCCGCGGTCGATCTCGGCAAGGGCGTGATCCTGCTGACCGATCTGTTCGGCGGCACGCCCTCCAATCTGGCCATCTCGCTCATGGAGCCGGGTCGCGTCGAAGTCATCGCGGGTGTGAACCTCCCCATGCTCATCAGGCTGGAGGGTGCGCGTAAGATGATGAAGGTCCAGGCAGCCGTTGCGGCCGCACGCGAGGCGGGCCGCAAATATATCTCGGTCGCGTCCGAGGTGCTGGGCGAGGCCGCCGCGTGA
- the hisH gene encoding imidazole glycerol phosphate synthase subunit HisH: MAPDALALIDYGAGNLHSVENALRAAGARDIVVTADPAVAAAAERIVLPGVGAFANCMGALSAIPGMVEALNEAVVEKARPFLGICVGMQLMATAGEEFGRHQGLGWIPGTVAKMEPTDPAIRIPHMGWNDVRLERDHPLIHTGEAYFLHSFAFHTDDPADLLATTEHGGAVTAAVGRANMLGVQFHPEKSQAYGLAFLARFLDWKP, from the coding sequence GTGGCGCCTGATGCGCTGGCGCTGATCGATTATGGCGCGGGCAATCTCCACTCGGTGGAGAATGCGCTGCGGGCGGCCGGCGCGCGCGATATCGTGGTGACGGCCGATCCCGCCGTTGCGGCGGCGGCCGAGCGGATCGTACTGCCCGGCGTCGGCGCCTTCGCCAATTGCATGGGCGCGCTCTCCGCCATCCCTGGCATGGTCGAGGCGCTGAACGAGGCGGTGGTCGAAAAGGCCCGCCCCTTCCTCGGCATCTGCGTGGGCATGCAGCTGATGGCCACGGCGGGCGAGGAGTTCGGCCGCCATCAGGGCCTCGGCTGGATTCCCGGCACCGTCGCCAAGATGGAGCCCACCGATCCCGCCATCCGCATCCCCCACATGGGCTGGAACGACGTGCGGCTGGAGCGCGACCATCCGCTGATCCACACCGGCGAGGCCTATTTCCTCCACAGCTTCGCCTTCCACACGGACGATCCGGCCGATCTGCTGGCGACGACCGAGCATGGCGGTGCCGTCACCGCCGCTGTCGGCCGCGCCAACATGCTGGGCGTCCAGTTCCACCCGGAGAAGAGCCAGGCCTACGGCCTCGCCTTCCTCGCGCGCTTCCTCGATTGGAAACCATGA
- a CDS encoding ATP-binding protein, which translates to MASAIVSRRNDGLESWLGRLSLTARILAVNIFALIVLAGGFFYLDSYRSQLIEERTDQAETEVRMAARAIATAPADERARMLTVLGQANEGRFRFYPAAGTAPVDGWASGTPTYELRDPSSEPWQRHVARALDRAIDSIVGAEVPEPFVEPAHDTLAAWPEATAAARSREVQSHVRRAPDRTPVISAAMSVPGGGVLLMTTNQRDVVRTVRAERFWLGIVLLGTSALSIFLSIFLARTIARPLRRLAIAAHRVRLGRSREVQVPRLPARRDEIGTLARALSDMSQALRQRIDATEAFAADVAHEIKNPLASLRSAVDSLERIDDPDLRARLVAIIRDDVGRLDRLITDISEASRMDAQLSRARFETIDLGTMIEQLVAGRDERGVANEVRLAFARPNRGTALIFGDGHRLARAIENLVDNAISFSPPGGLVQVAATRDRDEIVVRVEDDGPGVPEHAREAIFNRFHSIRPEGEEFGRHSGLGLAIAKAIVEGHGGRIYVSDRDGNVQGARFTIRLPAAQR; encoded by the coding sequence ATGGCATCGGCTATCGTTTCGCGGAGGAATGACGGGCTGGAAAGCTGGCTCGGCCGGCTTTCGCTCACCGCCCGCATCCTCGCCGTCAACATCTTCGCGCTGATCGTCCTGGCGGGCGGCTTCTTCTATCTGGACAGCTATCGCAGCCAGCTGATCGAGGAGCGCACCGATCAGGCCGAGACGGAGGTGCGGATGGCCGCGCGCGCCATCGCCACCGCGCCCGCCGACGAGCGCGCGCGGATGCTGACCGTGCTGGGCCAGGCCAATGAGGGGCGCTTCCGCTTCTATCCGGCAGCCGGCACCGCGCCGGTCGATGGCTGGGCGAGCGGCACGCCGACCTACGAACTGCGCGATCCCTCCAGCGAGCCGTGGCAGCGCCACGTGGCGCGCGCGCTGGACCGCGCGATCGACAGCATCGTCGGCGCCGAAGTGCCCGAGCCGTTCGTGGAGCCCGCCCACGACACGCTGGCCGCCTGGCCGGAGGCGACGGCGGCGGCGCGCAGCCGCGAGGTGCAGTCGCATGTCCGCCGCGCGCCCGATCGCACGCCGGTCATCTCCGCCGCCATGTCCGTGCCCGGCGGCGGCGTGCTGCTGATGACGACCAACCAGCGCGACGTGGTCCGTACCGTGCGCGCCGAGCGCTTCTGGCTGGGCATCGTGCTGCTGGGCACGAGCGCGCTTTCGATCTTTCTCTCGATCTTCCTCGCCCGCACGATCGCGCGGCCGTTGCGCCGCCTCGCCATCGCCGCGCATCGCGTGCGCCTCGGCCGCTCGCGCGAAGTGCAGGTGCCGCGCCTGCCCGCACGCCGCGACGAGATCGGCACGCTCGCCCGCGCCCTCTCGGACATGAGCCAGGCGCTGCGCCAGCGGATCGACGCGACCGAGGCGTTCGCCGCCGATGTGGCGCACGAGATCAAGAATCCCCTCGCCTCGCTCCGGTCCGCCGTCGACAGCCTGGAGCGGATCGACGATCCCGATCTGCGCGCGCGGCTGGTGGCGATCATCCGCGACGATGTCGGCCGGCTCGATCGGCTCATCACCGACATTTCCGAAGCCTCGCGCATGGACGCGCAGCTCTCCCGCGCGCGCTTCGAGACGATCGATCTCGGCACGATGATCGAGCAGCTCGTGGCCGGGCGCGACGAGCGCGGCGTCGCCAACGAGGTGCGCCTCGCCTTCGCGCGGCCGAATCGCGGCACCGCTTTGATCTTCGGCGACGGCCACCGGCTGGCGCGCGCGATCGAGAATCTGGTCGACAACGCCATCTCCTTCTCGCCCCCCGGCGGCCTCGTGCAGGTGGCGGCGACGCGCGACCGCGACGAAATCGTCGTCCGCGTCGAGGATGACGGGCCGGGCGTGCCCGAACATGCGCGCGAGGCGATCTTCAACCGTTTCCACTCGATCCGCCCCGAAGGCGAGGAATTCGGCCGCCACTCCGGCCTCGGCCTCGCCATTGCGAAGGCGATCGTGGAGGGTCATGGCGGCCGCATCTACGTGAGCGACCGCGACGGCAACGTGCAGGGCGCGCGCTTCACGATCCGCCTGCCTGCGGCCCAACGATGA
- a CDS encoding response regulator transcription factor: MAGAIALVDDDRNILTSVSIALQAEGFTVRVYSDGEAALKALTENPPELAVLDIKMPRMDGMELLRRVREKSQLPVIFLTSKDDELDEALGLAMGADDYITKPFSQRLLIARIKALLRRTELRAQPEGEGEPVAEKIVRGRLEMDPARYRVLWEGKEVTLTVTEFMILETLAQRPGIVKSRDQLMDTAYQDDVYVDDRTIDSHIKRLRRKFRAVDSSFKAIETLYGIGYRFAEE; this comes from the coding sequence ATGGCCGGAGCGATCGCGCTCGTCGATGACGATCGCAATATTCTGACATCGGTGTCCATCGCGCTGCAGGCCGAAGGGTTCACCGTCCGCGTCTATTCGGATGGCGAAGCGGCGCTGAAGGCCCTGACCGAAAATCCGCCCGAGCTGGCCGTGCTGGACATCAAGATGCCGCGCATGGACGGGATGGAGCTGCTCCGCCGCGTGCGCGAGAAGAGCCAGCTGCCCGTAATCTTCCTCACTTCGAAGGATGACGAGCTGGACGAGGCGCTGGGCCTCGCCATGGGCGCGGACGATTATATCACCAAGCCGTTCAGCCAGCGGCTGCTGATCGCGCGCATCAAGGCGCTGCTGCGCCGGACCGAGCTGCGCGCCCAGCCCGAGGGCGAAGGCGAGCCGGTCGCCGAGAAGATCGTGCGCGGGCGGCTGGAAATGGATCCGGCGCGCTATCGCGTGCTGTGGGAGGGCAAGGAGGTGACGCTGACCGTCACCGAATTCATGATCCTCGAAACGCTGGCCCAGCGACCGGGCATTGTGAAGTCGCGTGACCAACTGATGGACACCGCCTATCAGGATGACGTCTATGTCGACGACCGCACCATCGACAGCCACATCAAGCGGCTCCGGCGCAAGTTCCGCGCCGTCGACTCCAGCTTCAAGGCCATCGAGACTCTCTATGGCATCGGCTATCGTTTCGCGGAGGAATGA
- the rapZ gene encoding RNase adapter RapZ — MTTPAAGPTRIVEPKRVLLVTGMSGAGRTTALKSLEDLGWETSDNLPLALLDRLLASPPPPGDVEDDRPLAVGIDSRTRGFDVHAILKRVAAIRAGKQLAIEILFLDCSGAVLVQRFSATRRRHPLALDRPAEDGIVEERALLSPLREAADYLIDTSSHTTNSLQGEIRERFGDGPAAEPTLMVTSFGFSRGLPRGADLVFDCRFLRNPHWVPALRPGTGLDAPVADYVKGDPVYEEAVSRYEELLLLLLPRYAGEGKSYINIAIGCTGGRHRSVHVADRIGRRLRGAGFSPTIVHRDLAHKTSDAAEGKPEAGNANDVTVTR; from the coding sequence ATGACCACGCCCGCCGCCGGCCCCACCCGCATCGTCGAGCCCAAGCGCGTCCTGCTCGTCACCGGCATGTCCGGCGCGGGCCGCACCACCGCGCTCAAGAGCCTGGAGGATCTGGGCTGGGAAACGAGCGACAATCTCCCCCTCGCCTTGCTCGATCGCCTGCTGGCGAGCCCGCCCCCGCCGGGCGATGTCGAGGATGATCGCCCGCTCGCCGTCGGCATCGACAGCCGCACGCGCGGCTTCGATGTCCATGCGATCCTGAAGCGCGTCGCCGCGATCCGGGCGGGCAAGCAACTCGCGATCGAAATCCTGTTCCTCGATTGCTCGGGCGCGGTGCTGGTCCAGCGTTTCTCCGCCACGCGCCGCCGCCACCCGCTGGCGCTCGATCGCCCGGCCGAGGACGGCATCGTCGAGGAGCGCGCTTTGCTCAGCCCGCTGCGCGAGGCGGCCGATTATCTGATCGACACCAGCAGCCATACGACCAACAGCCTGCAGGGGGAGATTCGCGAGCGTTTCGGCGACGGGCCGGCGGCGGAGCCGACGTTGATGGTCACCTCCTTCGGCTTCTCGCGCGGGCTGCCGCGCGGCGCCGATCTAGTGTTCGACTGCCGCTTCCTGCGCAATCCGCACTGGGTGCCCGCGCTCCGCCCCGGCACCGGTCTGGATGCGCCCGTGGCGGACTATGTGAAGGGCGATCCGGTCTATGAAGAGGCCGTCTCGCGCTATGAGGAACTGCTTCTGCTGTTGCTGCCGCGCTACGCCGGCGAGGGAAAATCCTACATCAACATCGCCATCGGCTGCACCGGAGGGCGGCATCGCTCGGTCCACGTGGCCGATCGCATCGGCCGCAGGTTGCGCGGGGCGGGTTTTTCCCCCACCATCGTGCATCGTGATCTGGCGCATAAGACGTCAGACGCGGCGGAGGGAAAGCCGGAGGCTGGCAACGCGAACGACGTGACGGTGACTAGATGA
- the hisA gene encoding 1-(5-phosphoribosyl)-5-[(5-phosphoribosylamino)methylideneamino]imidazole-4-carboxamide isomerase has translation MSIIVFPAIDLKGGKVVRLAEGDMDRATIYGDDPAAQAKAFAEAGADHLHVVDLDGAFAGESVNGEAVRAIVAAFPGRVQLGGGIRTRASIDKWLELGVARVVIGTAALEDPDLVREAARDLPGRIVVAVDARDGMVATRGWAEVSELTAADLANRFVDAGVASLLFTDVGRDGLLKGCNIRATVDLARKTRMPVIASGGVAGLVDIVDLARSASEGIEGVITGRALYDGRLDLAAALRVAKGGK, from the coding sequence ATGAGCATCATCGTCTTTCCCGCGATCGATCTGAAAGGCGGCAAGGTCGTCCGCCTCGCCGAAGGCGATATGGATCGCGCCACCATCTACGGGGATGATCCCGCCGCGCAGGCCAAGGCCTTCGCCGAGGCGGGCGCCGATCATCTCCACGTCGTCGATCTGGACGGCGCCTTCGCGGGCGAATCCGTGAACGGCGAGGCCGTGCGCGCGATCGTCGCCGCTTTCCCCGGCCGCGTGCAGCTGGGCGGCGGCATCCGCACCCGCGCCTCGATCGACAAATGGCTGGAGCTGGGCGTCGCCCGCGTCGTGATCGGCACGGCCGCGCTCGAGGATCCGGATTTGGTGCGTGAAGCCGCGCGCGATCTGCCCGGCCGTATCGTCGTCGCGGTGGATGCGCGCGACGGCATGGTCGCCACGCGTGGCTGGGCCGAAGTGTCGGAGCTGACGGCGGCCGATCTTGCCAACCGCTTCGTGGATGCGGGCGTCGCCAGCCTGCTCTTCACCGATGTCGGCCGCGACGGCCTGCTCAAGGGCTGCAACATCCGCGCGACCGTGGATCTCGCCCGCAAGACGCGCATGCCCGTCATCGCCTCGGGCGGCGTGGCCGGCCTCGTCGACATCGTCGATCTCGCGCGCAGCGCGTCCGAAGGGATCGAAGGCGTCATCACCGGCCGCGCGCTTTACGACGGCCGCCTCGATCTGGCGGCGGCGCTGCGCGTGGCGAAGGGCGGGAAGTGA
- a CDS encoding GGDEF domain-containing protein, with translation MEYDPRLGAALQAAKQPAGPTWRSRLRHMLGFEEQGAEISVPSPEDEPLPVAPEPGGEIETLTRLLEELIATAQTRIDGAVLLVGRSADDAEAYREALSAEAEALVGAQAGEQVTAALIGVTRSMIARARGAEEKLRAMGEELESVQRDLADARQSAEHDQLTGLPNRRALEAALLRAVESSRAADQALSLAFCDIDHFKRLNDTHGHALGDRVLRLVGDCLSEGAGTGAFVGRQGGEEFVMLFEGVRLEEAAARVDAVRAELAQRDFKSRTNETPIGHITFSAGVAALRPGEMGDSLLQRADEALYRAKNSGRNRVEMDPD, from the coding sequence GTGGAATACGATCCCCGCCTCGGTGCCGCGCTTCAGGCGGCCAAGCAGCCCGCCGGGCCCACATGGCGATCCCGGCTGCGTCACATGCTCGGCTTCGAGGAGCAAGGAGCGGAAATTTCCGTCCCTTCTCCAGAGGATGAACCGCTGCCGGTGGCGCCCGAGCCGGGCGGCGAGATCGAGACCCTCACCCGCCTCCTGGAGGAGCTGATCGCCACGGCGCAGACGCGAATCGATGGCGCGGTGCTGCTGGTCGGGCGTTCGGCCGACGATGCGGAGGCGTATCGCGAGGCCTTGTCGGCCGAGGCGGAGGCGTTGGTCGGCGCGCAGGCCGGCGAGCAGGTGACCGCCGCGCTGATCGGCGTGACGCGCTCGATGATCGCGCGCGCGCGCGGTGCCGAAGAGAAATTGCGCGCGATGGGCGAGGAACTGGAATCGGTGCAACGCGATCTGGCGGATGCGCGCCAGTCCGCCGAGCATGACCAGTTGACCGGGCTGCCCAATCGCCGCGCGCTGGAGGCGGCGCTGCTGCGCGCGGTGGAAAGCTCGCGCGCGGCCGATCAGGCCCTGTCGCTCGCTTTCTGCGACATCGATCATTTCAAGCGGCTCAACGATACGCACGGCCATGCGCTGGGCGATCGGGTGCTGCGCCTCGTCGGCGATTGCCTGAGCGAGGGCGCGGGCACGGGCGCGTTCGTCGGCCGGCAGGGCGGCGAGGAATTCGTGATGCTGTTCGAGGGCGTGCGGCTGGAGGAGGCGGCGGCGCGCGTCGATGCCGTCCGTGCCGAACTCGCCCAACGCGACTTCAAATCGCGCACGAACGAGACGCCGATCGGGCATATCACCTTTTCGGCGGGCGTGGCGGCGCTGCGTCCGGGCGAAATGGGCGACAGCCTGCTCCAGCGCGCCGACGAGGCGCTCTATCGCGCGAAGAATAGCGGCCGCAATCGCGTGGAGATGGATCCGGATTGA
- the hisB gene encoding imidazoleglycerol-phosphate dehydratase HisB: MRSATISRNTAETAIEATVNLDGTGLYTVSTGIGFLDHMIEQLSRHSLIDITLSVKGDLHVDQHHTAEDSALALGQAVSKALGDRKGITRYGLCYAPMDETLSRAAIDISGRPFLVWKSGFTQEKLGELDTELIEHWFQSFTGEVGMTLHLETLYGKNNHHICESLFKALARALREATEIDPRKADQIPSTKGTLGGA; this comes from the coding sequence ATGCGTAGCGCCACCATCAGCCGCAATACCGCCGAGACCGCGATCGAGGCGACCGTGAACCTCGACGGGACGGGTCTGTACACCGTCTCCACCGGGATCGGCTTCCTCGATCACATGATCGAGCAGCTTTCCCGCCATTCGCTGATCGATATCACGCTGAGCGTGAAGGGCGATCTGCACGTCGATCAGCATCACACGGCGGAGGATAGCGCGCTGGCGCTGGGCCAGGCCGTGTCGAAGGCGCTGGGCGATCGCAAGGGCATCACGCGTTACGGCCTGTGCTACGCGCCGATGGACGAGACACTGTCCCGCGCCGCGATCGACATTTCGGGGCGCCCCTTCCTCGTCTGGAAATCCGGCTTCACGCAGGAAAAACTGGGCGAGCTGGACACCGAGTTGATCGAGCATTGGTTCCAGAGCTTCACAGGGGAAGTGGGCATGACGCTCCACCTCGAGACGCTCTACGGCAAGAACAACCACCACATCTGCGAAAGCCTGTTCAAGGCGCTCGCCCGTGCGCTGCGGGAAGCGACCGAGATCGATCCGCGCAAGGCGGACCAGATCCCGTCCACGAAGGGAACGCTCGGTGGCGCCTGA
- the hisF gene encoding imidazole glycerol phosphate synthase subunit HisF, translating into MTVRTRVIPCLDVAGGRVVKGVQFLDLADAGDPVEQAKVYDAAGADELCFLDITATHEDRGTILDVVARTAEVCFMPLTVGGGVRTAEDARALLLAGADKVAINSAAVARPELAAELADRFGAQCVVGAVDAKAVGRGRWEIFTHGGRRETGIDAIEHAVRLAELGAGELLVTSMDRDGTKGGYDLALTRAITEAVSVPVIASGGVGTLEDLVAGVTEGHASAVLAASIFHFGQHTVAEAHAALAAAGLPVRHPQRI; encoded by the coding sequence ATGACCGTCCGCACCCGCGTCATTCCCTGCCTCGACGTTGCCGGCGGGCGCGTGGTGAAGGGCGTGCAGTTCCTCGATCTGGCCGATGCGGGCGATCCCGTGGAGCAGGCCAAGGTCTATGACGCCGCCGGCGCCGACGAACTGTGCTTCCTCGACATCACCGCCACGCACGAGGATCGCGGCACGATCCTCGATGTCGTCGCGCGCACGGCCGAGGTCTGCTTCATGCCGCTCACGGTGGGCGGCGGCGTGCGGACCGCCGAGGATGCGCGCGCGCTGCTGCTGGCGGGCGCGGACAAGGTCGCGATCAACTCCGCCGCCGTCGCGCGGCCGGAGCTGGCGGCAGAACTCGCCGATCGCTTCGGCGCGCAATGCGTGGTCGGCGCGGTGGACGCCAAGGCGGTCGGGCGCGGCCGCTGGGAAATCTTCACCCATGGCGGCCGTCGCGAGACGGGCATCGACGCGATCGAACATGCCGTCCGTCTGGCCGAACTCGGCGCGGGCGAACTGCTCGTCACCTCGATGGATCGCGACGGCACCAAGGGCGGCTATGATCTGGCGCTCACCCGCGCGATCACCGAGGCGGTATCCGTACCCGTGATCGCCAGCGGCGGCGTCGGCACGCTGGAGGATCTGGTCGCGGGCGTCACCGAAGGCCATGCGAGCGCGGTCCTGGCCGCCTCGATCTTCCATTTCGGCCAGCATACGGTGGCCGAGGCGCATGCGGCACTCGCGGCGGCGGGCCTGCCGGTGCGGCACCCCCAGCGGATCTGA
- a CDS encoding HPr kinase/phosphorylase, with translation MSLAPPPSETLHATCVAIDGRGVLILGPSGAGKSDLALRLIDRGAVLVSDDGVEIRIEGDRPLARAPHTIAGQMEVRGLGIVAMPALAEAPVALCISLTAPRDRMPPDPLPTTPVAARAIPTLALDPFEASAPIKVERGLALYGLPA, from the coding sequence ATGTCGCTCGCACCGCCTCCCTCCGAAACCCTCCACGCCACCTGCGTGGCGATCGACGGGCGCGGCGTGCTGATCCTCGGCCCTTCCGGCGCGGGCAAATCCGATCTCGCGCTGCGCCTGATCGATCGCGGCGCCGTTCTGGTGAGCGACGACGGTGTCGAGATCCGGATCGAAGGCGATCGCCCCCTCGCCCGCGCGCCGCACACCATCGCCGGCCAGATGGAGGTGCGCGGCCTCGGCATCGTCGCGATGCCCGCTTTGGCCGAGGCGCCCGTCGCGCTCTGCATCTCCCTCACCGCCCCGCGAGACCGTATGCCGCCCGATCCGCTCCCCACCACGCCCGTCGCCGCGCGCGCGATCCCCACGCTCGCGCTGGATCCGTTCGAGGCCTCCGCCCCGATCAAGGTGGAACGCGGCCTGGCGCTTTACGGATTGCCCGCATGA